Proteins from a genomic interval of Treponema succinifaciens DSM 2489:
- a CDS encoding flagellar hook-length control protein FliK, which translates to MQALSLQIVNPQQERDVSVKKIPTAKSEAKEPSFKEMVESASKKDLADNSPSKEKVQKVSNDSDEPDANSVEEKPSTEVQNSSSAVFASFAVVQEPSVQSESSVNLDFQTELSSDSEILPSSEQLAFLRSEDFSLENKTDDFSAENNFFLSLKEMQNLQAAQNLSVDEPGKFLENIKPAGHFSSSDEKLSLVSLQSSPDETAVLQNSTELSQLGISLESGEKKPDFFKLELSSSDGKGAKEVPSLFENIFTVTDERSVEQKIADFKSEMKSDYSEQDNSLNLSLSLSETAKQNILSSNNQTAGASGSTFQQMLSQQIQFNAPDFVRAGNIVLQDNNSGSINMILKPENLGNVKINLHLSDNVITGQITVNSKEAFDAFKQNLETLKQAFQNSGFENANLSLSYADTSSGSFAQGERQQSSEQFFSNKVYGDYASSAEISGAASSQAAYSADSDRKISVVA; encoded by the coding sequence ATGCAGGCATTAAGTTTACAGATTGTAAATCCACAGCAGGAACGCGATGTTTCTGTAAAGAAAATTCCAACTGCAAAATCTGAAGCTAAAGAACCGTCATTTAAAGAAATGGTGGAATCCGCTTCAAAAAAAGATCTGGCAGACAATTCTCCTTCCAAAGAAAAAGTTCAAAAAGTTTCAAATGATTCTGATGAGCCGGATGCAAATTCCGTAGAAGAAAAACCTAGCACAGAAGTTCAAAATTCTTCTTCGGCTGTTTTTGCTTCGTTTGCGGTTGTTCAAGAACCTTCTGTTCAGTCAGAATCTTCCGTTAATTTAGATTTTCAAACTGAACTTTCTTCTGATTCTGAAATTTTGCCTTCTAGCGAGCAGCTTGCGTTTTTGCGTTCTGAAGATTTTTCTTTGGAAAACAAAACAGATGATTTTTCTGCAGAAAACAATTTCTTTCTTTCGTTGAAGGAAATGCAGAATTTGCAGGCGGCGCAGAATCTTTCAGTTGACGAGCCTGGGAAATTCTTGGAAAACATAAAACCTGCCGGGCATTTTTCTTCTTCTGATGAAAAGTTGTCCCTTGTATCTTTGCAGTCTAGTCCAGATGAAACTGCGGTCTTGCAAAATTCCACGGAACTTTCTCAGCTTGGAATTTCTTTAGAATCTGGCGAAAAGAAACCGGATTTTTTCAAGCTTGAACTTTCTTCTTCCGATGGAAAAGGCGCAAAAGAAGTTCCGTCACTTTTTGAAAATATTTTTACAGTTACAGACGAGCGTTCCGTTGAGCAGAAAATCGCTGACTTTAAATCTGAAATGAAGTCTGATTATTCAGAGCAGGACAACAGTTTGAATCTTTCGCTTTCACTTTCTGAAACTGCAAAGCAGAACATTCTTTCTTCAAACAACCAAACCGCGGGAGCTTCCGGCTCTACGTTCCAGCAGATGCTTTCCCAGCAGATTCAGTTTAATGCGCCTGATTTTGTCCGCGCTGGAAACATTGTTTTGCAGGACAACAATTCCGGTTCAATAAACATGATTTTAAAGCCAGAAAATTTAGGAAATGTTAAAATAAATCTTCATCTTTCCGATAATGTGATTACAGGGCAGATTACTGTAAACAGCAAAGAAGCTTTCGATGCTTTTAAACAAAACCTGGAGACCTTAAAGCAGGCTTTTCAAAACAGCGGATTTGAAAATGCAAATTTAAGTCTTAGCTATGCCGACACTTCTTCCGGCTCATTTGCGCAGGGCGAACGGCAGCAGAGTAGCGAACAGTTCTTTTCTAACAAAGTTTACGGTGATTATGCGTCTTCCGCTGAAATTTCAGGAGCGGCTTCTTCACAGGCTGCATATAGCGCGGATTCTGACAGAAAAATCAGCGTTGTTGCATAA
- a CDS encoding motility protein A — MDLATLIGFFGGLAMMAVGVFTSGGSIMGIIDIPSIFVTIGGSYFSLWICAPMNQIIGLFGIMGRAFKTYDYGEKTTVQNMVALSEKARREGILALEEGLDDLDDPFLKEGLRLMVDGNDGSAIRSILENEMAQAESRHMSWINVVIQWAGFAPGYGMMGTVIGLIGMLRNLEDKSALGPNMAVALITTLYGSMLANWLFGPLAQKLIMQNGNEMNVKEMVLEGILSIQAGDNPRILGQKLLTYLDPKSRKAIESDILKD; from the coding sequence ATGGATTTGGCTACTCTGATAGGATTCTTTGGCGGACTTGCAATGATGGCAGTTGGTGTTTTTACGTCCGGCGGATCCATTATGGGTATTATAGATATTCCATCAATTTTCGTAACTATTGGCGGATCTTATTTTTCTTTGTGGATTTGCGCCCCTATGAATCAGATTATTGGTCTTTTTGGCATTATGGGAAGGGCTTTTAAAACTTATGACTACGGAGAAAAAACAACAGTTCAGAACATGGTTGCCCTTAGTGAAAAAGCCCGCCGTGAAGGAATTCTTGCTCTTGAAGAAGGACTTGACGACCTTGATGATCCGTTCCTAAAAGAAGGCTTGCGTCTTATGGTAGACGGAAATGACGGAAGTGCAATCCGCTCTATTCTTGAAAATGAAATGGCTCAGGCAGAAAGCCGCCATATGTCCTGGATTAACGTTGTTATTCAATGGGCAGGTTTTGCTCCTGGTTACGGAATGATGGGAACCGTTATCGGTCTTATTGGTATGTTAAGAAACCTTGAAGACAAAAGCGCCCTTGGTCCTAACATGGCGGTTGCTCTTATTACAACTTTGTATGGTTCCATGCTTGCGAACTGGCTTTTCGGACCTTTAGCTCAGAAGCTCATTATGCAGAATGGAAACGAAATGAATGTAAAGGAAATGGTTCTGGAAGGAATTCTTTCAATTCAGGCAGGAGACAACCCGCGTATTCTTGGCCAAAAGCTTCTTACATATTTGGATCCAAAATCCCGCAAGGCAATTGAGTCCGACATTCTGAAAGACTAG
- the flgD gene encoding flagellar hook assembly protein FlgD, protein MDGIQLNTRLSDQEMAKLNMQVDSFNKSITIEGRKVQRDLGKDDFLKLLITQLSNQDPTSPMENTEFIAQMAQFSSLEQMTNMNQEFAKMNSMLVSSQAVGTIGKTVDITLGDTKTTGVVEAVTYGANPQVRVNNMYYDMKQISAVYGE, encoded by the coding sequence ATGGACGGAATTCAGTTGAATACAAGACTTAGCGATCAGGAAATGGCGAAGCTGAATATGCAGGTAGATTCTTTCAACAAGTCAATTACAATTGAAGGAAGAAAAGTTCAGCGCGACTTGGGAAAGGATGATTTCCTTAAGCTTTTGATTACTCAGCTTTCAAATCAGGATCCTACTTCTCCTATGGAAAATACAGAGTTCATTGCGCAGATGGCTCAGTTCAGTTCTCTTGAGCAGATGACAAATATGAATCAGGAATTTGCAAAGATGAATTCGATGCTTGTTTCTTCACAGGCTGTAGGAACAATCGGAAAAACTGTTGACATTACGCTTGGCGACACAAAGACGACTGGAGTTGTTGAAGCCGTAACTTACGGAGCAAATCCGCAGGTGCGTGTAAATAATATGTATTATGACATGAAACAAATCTCCGCAGTTTACGGAGAATGA
- the motB gene encoding flagellar motor protein MotB, whose product MAKREKKEPAKPSTAWMGTYGDMITLMLCFFVMLYDPSESDAVQMAALQASLSNNNPGGGISVSPGSLANLGNVVSSLPSIEKGRALGPAMKKAISSFAPEVKSNKITITSDERGLVISLASDTFFEEGSAELNIEEARGTLINLAKFFASPEVAGRRWRIEGHTDNRPVPASSIYPSNWEFSAARAANVLHYLADFGVDEQQFSIAGYADTRPKLSNDTAEGRAYNRRVDVIVLDDGHF is encoded by the coding sequence ATGGCAAAAAGAGAAAAAAAAGAACCAGCAAAACCGTCAACCGCCTGGATGGGCACTTACGGAGACATGATTACTCTCATGCTCTGCTTTTTCGTTATGCTTTACGACCCGTCTGAATCAGATGCGGTTCAAATGGCGGCTTTGCAGGCTTCGCTTTCAAACAATAATCCTGGCGGCGGAATTTCGGTAAGTCCAGGTAGTCTTGCCAACTTGGGAAACGTTGTAAGCTCTCTTCCTTCTATAGAAAAAGGCCGAGCTTTAGGTCCTGCAATGAAAAAGGCGATTTCTAGTTTTGCGCCGGAAGTAAAATCAAACAAAATAACAATAACCAGCGATGAACGCGGACTTGTAATTTCACTTGCATCCGATACTTTTTTTGAGGAAGGCAGCGCGGAGCTTAACATTGAAGAGGCTAGGGGAACTTTGATTAATCTTGCAAAATTTTTTGCTTCCCCGGAAGTTGCAGGCAGAAGATGGCGCATTGAAGGCCACACGGACAACAGACCTGTTCCTGCTTCAAGCATTTATCCGAGCAACTGGGAATTTTCTGCGGCTCGGGCGGCAAATGTTCTGCATTATCTTGCGGATTTTGGCGTAGATGAGCAGCAGTTTTCTATTGCGGGATATGCGGATACCCGTCCTAAGCTTAGCAATGACACTGCGGAAGGCCGCGCGTACAACCGACGTGTGGATGTGATTGTTCTTGATGACGGACATTTTTAG
- the flgE gene encoding flagellar hook protein FlgE, which produces MMRSLYAGVSGLQNHQTRMDVIGNNISNVNTYGFKKGRATFQDMISQQINGAARPTEEVGGVNPKEVGLGMSVATIDTIFTQGNLQTTGNTTDLAIQGNGFFVLKNGDETFYSRAGVFGTDSNGTLVNPANGLRVQGWMAEDVNGRQVVRTSATPTDLVIPVGQKDPPKATENVRYFCNLNKNTPEIPDNPTADQVIEGTWQTEIDIYDTYGNAHQVQMNFAKVPGNPNQWTVTVNVDPDNADFTQTRIGFGTTDGVQNTYTLNFDNTGKLQSVVDSAGNQSNPQGEIVLQASYAVADSNADANGNPYRQTFNLNLGTIGSMENTITQAASKSTTKANYQDGYKLGYLDNFKIDQSGIITGVYSNGSVRTIGQVAMASFTNQGGLEKKGDNTYAESINSGMANIGESGTQGKGSMLSGTLEMSNVDLTEQLTDMIVTQRGFESNAKTIQTGDSMLETVLGLKR; this is translated from the coding sequence ATGATGAGATCACTTTATGCAGGCGTTTCGGGCTTGCAGAATCACCAGACAAGAATGGATGTAATTGGAAACAACATTTCCAATGTAAACACTTACGGATTTAAAAAAGGCCGTGCTACTTTTCAAGACATGATAAGCCAGCAGATTAACGGTGCCGCGCGTCCTACAGAAGAAGTGGGCGGTGTAAATCCTAAGGAAGTTGGACTTGGAATGAGTGTTGCTACAATCGACACAATATTTACACAGGGAAACCTTCAGACAACAGGAAACACAACTGACCTTGCGATTCAGGGAAACGGATTCTTTGTTCTTAAAAACGGAGATGAAACTTTCTATTCACGCGCAGGTGTTTTTGGAACAGACTCAAACGGAACCCTTGTGAATCCTGCTAACGGACTTCGTGTTCAGGGATGGATGGCAGAAGATGTAAACGGACGTCAGGTTGTGCGCACTTCCGCAACTCCTACAGATTTGGTGATTCCAGTTGGCCAGAAAGACCCGCCTAAAGCAACAGAAAATGTAAGATATTTCTGCAACCTTAACAAGAACACACCAGAAATACCTGACAATCCGACTGCGGATCAGGTTATTGAAGGAACTTGGCAGACAGAAATTGATATTTACGATACTTATGGAAATGCTCATCAGGTTCAGATGAATTTTGCAAAAGTTCCTGGAAATCCAAACCAGTGGACAGTTACTGTAAATGTTGATCCGGACAACGCTGACTTTACTCAGACAAGAATCGGCTTTGGAACAACAGACGGTGTGCAAAATACTTACACTTTGAATTTTGATAACACAGGAAAACTTCAGTCTGTAGTTGACAGCGCAGGAAATCAGTCTAATCCTCAGGGCGAAATTGTTCTTCAGGCTTCTTATGCTGTTGCTGATTCAAATGCTGATGCAAACGGAAATCCATACCGCCAGACTTTCAACTTGAACCTTGGAACAATCGGTTCAATGGAAAACACAATTACTCAGGCCGCCTCAAAATCTACAACAAAGGCAAATTATCAGGATGGCTACAAACTCGGCTATCTTGACAATTTTAAGATTGATCAGTCTGGAATAATCACAGGCGTTTATTCAAATGGTTCTGTACGCACAATCGGACAGGTCGCAATGGCAAGCTTTACAAACCAGGGCGGTCTTGAAAAGAAAGGAGACAACACTTACGCGGAATCAATCAACTCTGGAATGGCTAACATCGGCGAAAGCGGAACACAAGGAAAGGGAAGTATGCTTTCTGGAACATTGGAAATGTCAAACGTTGACCTTACAGAGCAGCTCACAGACATGATTGTAACTCAGCGCGGATTTGAATCGAACGCAAAGACAATTCAAACTGGAGATTCAATGCTTGAGACTGTTTTAGGCTTGAAACGCTAA
- a CDS encoding HAMP domain-containing sensor histidine kinase, whose product MKIKNQISLLITGIIILPTLCMIFFPIYTYYSSPRRFLMKGYKEIRKINEANFSESDWNQIQNYIEKIPPEVQILVFYNSKIILSTIPELKTGSTHNPKELFDFVQTTNSAYDYQFQSFFLEDQQKETRGGSHKNKGLIISRFDAKGKSSLKRIPKFMMHIFFVVLVFETLSITVIILIAKSVSNSIEIIQKATQKIANGELDTKLEISGRRNSNEILQLTEDLERMRKALKENLERRSRFIMGISHDLRTPVALIKGYSEAVSDGIVNSIDDIKKSISIINTKAGLLESMINDLINYIKIDNTEWKKTLRPVELKSFLKDFATNMEGAAELYKRKISSSIEIEEQQVLMDKNLFTRALENIYGNALRYTNDGDSISLEAKKNPLGKTEISISDTGVGIPEEDLEKVFELFFRASNSRRENGMGIGLSVVKSIIDSHGWNINVKSKPNQGTTFTITLN is encoded by the coding sequence ATGAAAATTAAAAATCAAATTTCGCTTTTAATCACGGGAATTATAATACTTCCAACTTTGTGCATGATTTTTTTTCCGATTTACACATATTACAGTTCCCCGCGAAGATTTTTGATGAAAGGCTACAAGGAAATCAGAAAAATAAACGAGGCGAATTTTTCTGAAAGCGACTGGAACCAGATTCAAAACTATATTGAAAAAATTCCGCCTGAAGTCCAGATTCTAGTTTTCTACAACTCAAAAATTATTCTTTCTACAATTCCAGAATTAAAGACAGGAAGCACGCACAATCCAAAGGAACTTTTTGATTTTGTACAGACAACAAATTCCGCTTACGACTATCAGTTTCAATCTTTTTTTCTTGAAGACCAGCAAAAAGAAACGCGTGGCGGAAGCCATAAAAACAAAGGCCTGATTATAAGCAGATTCGATGCAAAAGGAAAAAGCTCGCTGAAAAGAATTCCAAAATTCATGATGCACATTTTTTTTGTTGTACTTGTTTTTGAAACATTGTCAATCACGGTGATTATTTTAATTGCAAAGTCAGTTTCAAATTCAATAGAAATAATTCAAAAGGCAACTCAAAAAATCGCAAATGGAGAACTTGACACAAAGCTTGAAATTTCAGGCAGAAGAAACTCAAATGAAATTTTGCAGCTAACGGAAGACTTGGAGCGCATGAGAAAAGCATTAAAGGAAAATCTTGAACGCCGCTCGCGCTTTATAATGGGAATAAGCCACGACTTGAGAACACCGGTCGCGCTGATAAAAGGATATTCAGAAGCGGTTTCAGACGGAATTGTAAACAGCATTGACGACATAAAAAAATCGATTTCAATAATAAATACAAAAGCCGGTCTGCTTGAGTCAATGATAAATGATTTAATCAACTACATAAAAATAGACAACACAGAATGGAAAAAAACTCTAAGACCTGTTGAACTGAAATCATTTTTAAAGGACTTTGCCACAAACATGGAAGGCGCCGCAGAATTGTACAAGCGGAAAATTTCAAGTTCAATAGAAATTGAAGAACAGCAAGTTCTTATGGACAAAAATCTTTTTACACGCGCTTTGGAAAATATCTACGGAAATGCTTTGCGCTACACAAATGACGGAGACTCAATTTCACTTGAAGCAAAAAAGAATCCACTTGGGAAAACAGAAATTTCAATAAGCGACACTGGAGTTGGAATTCCAGAAGAAGATTTGGAAAAGGTTTTTGAGCTATTCTTCCGCGCGTCAAATTCCCGGCGTGAAAATGGAATGGGAATAGGACTTTCTGTAGTCAAGTCAATTATAGACAGCCACGGCTGGAACATAAATGTAAAATCCAAGCCGAACCAAGGAACAACATTTACAATAACACTGAACTAA
- a CDS encoding flagellar FlbD family protein, with the protein MIEVTRLNGKKYWVNPHQIESMEQNPDVTLALLSGKKIVVKESPEEIIERIVIYRKKIGMQEL; encoded by the coding sequence ATGATTGAAGTAACGCGTCTGAACGGAAAAAAATACTGGGTCAATCCGCACCAGATTGAGTCTATGGAACAAAATCCTGATGTTACGCTTGCTCTTCTTTCAGGCAAAAAAATTGTTGTAAAAGAATCTCCGGAAGAAATCATAGAACGAATTGTTATATATAGAAAAAAAATAGGTATGCAGGAACTTTGA
- a CDS encoding flagellar basal body-associated FliL family protein — protein sequence MADESNADDLGDDIGAEVSTGKKSGIKGAFPQLLKFILIGVAAVIFIVTIVVVTTAILNKGGKTPSQSIPISEEYTVKRESYDWYTSLDQIRTSTSDPVPASVSVTIALGYKKEDKAASTEITERRIEIIDFLRRFFSEQTVEDLRPQNEEVLRQQIRDQINDDILSNSRIRDVRFTGKDVVQQ from the coding sequence ATGGCAGACGAAAGCAATGCAGACGACTTGGGCGATGACATCGGAGCTGAAGTTTCAACAGGAAAAAAGAGCGGAATAAAAGGCGCGTTTCCTCAGCTTTTGAAATTTATTTTGATTGGTGTTGCTGCTGTAATTTTCATTGTTACTATCGTAGTTGTTACAACTGCTATTTTAAATAAAGGCGGAAAAACACCTTCGCAGTCAATTCCAATCAGCGAGGAATATACTGTAAAAAGAGAATCCTATGACTGGTACACTTCTTTGGATCAGATCCGCACATCGACAAGCGATCCTGTTCCAGCGAGTGTAAGCGTTACAATTGCGCTTGGCTACAAAAAGGAGGACAAGGCGGCTTCAACTGAAATCACAGAGCGCCGTATTGAAATCATTGACTTTTTGAGAAGATTTTTTTCAGAGCAGACTGTTGAAGATTTGCGTCCGCAGAATGAGGAAGTTCTAAGACAGCAGATCCGCGACCAGATAAACGATGATATTTTAAGCAACTCCAGAATACGCGATGTTCGTTTTACAGGAAAGGATGTTGTTCAGCAGTAA
- a CDS encoding HD domain-containing protein yields MTVEEKKKNTEINAFLNKGNEILGNLGFTDHGPGHCALVSERAGFILQEFGETKERIGLAKIAGYMHDIGNALNRKHHAEYGGLLANEILGKLDFSCDDRIEIVSCIANHDESTGGAFDKVSAALIIADKTDVRRNRVRTKEKSAFDIHDRVNFAVENSTLRINREKGQISLNLQIDENICTMCDYFDIFLGRMLMCRKAAEFFDCRFKLMANGSKVL; encoded by the coding sequence ATGACAGTTGAAGAGAAAAAAAAGAATACAGAAATAAATGCGTTTTTGAACAAAGGAAATGAAATCTTGGGAAATCTTGGTTTTACAGACCATGGACCGGGACATTGCGCCTTGGTTTCTGAACGTGCAGGCTTTATTTTGCAGGAATTCGGAGAAACAAAAGAAAGAATCGGGCTTGCAAAAATAGCAGGATATATGCACGACATTGGAAATGCCCTTAACAGAAAACATCATGCTGAATACGGCGGACTTCTTGCAAATGAAATACTTGGCAAGCTTGATTTTTCTTGCGATGATAGAATTGAAATTGTTTCGTGCATTGCAAACCATGACGAGTCAACTGGAGGAGCATTCGACAAGGTTTCCGCAGCCCTTATAATCGCAGATAAAACAGATGTAAGGCGAAACCGCGTAAGAACAAAGGAAAAGTCCGCATTCGATATACACGACCGCGTTAATTTTGCAGTTGAAAATTCGACTTTAAGGATAAACCGCGAAAAAGGCCAGATTTCCCTGAATCTTCAGATTGACGAGAATATTTGCACAATGTGCGATTACTTTGATATTTTTTTAGGACGAATGCTCATGTGCAGAAAAGCTGCGGAATTCTTTGACTGCCGTTTTAAACTCATGGCGAACGGAAGCAAAGTCCTTTAG
- a CDS encoding DNA-directed RNA polymerase subunit omega gives MIFPLEELTKFKGGMYAITVAASRRAYQLAKLAMIEDPSVSELVEDNDGKVVSLAARQLFSGEVKYAIEAPAR, from the coding sequence ATGATTTTTCCACTTGAAGAACTTACTAAATTTAAAGGCGGAATGTACGCCATTACTGTTGCTGCTAGCCGCCGCGCATATCAGCTTGCAAAACTTGCCATGATAGAAGATCCTTCTGTTTCTGAGCTTGTAGAAGACAATGACGGAAAAGTTGTAAGTCTTGCAGCCCGTCAGCTTTTTTCTGGTGAAGTTAAATACGCTATTGAAGCTCCTGCGCGCTAG
- the miaA gene encoding tRNA (adenosine(37)-N6)-dimethylallyltransferase MiaA, giving the protein MIPVIVVFAPTACGKTALAEDLFGKSSSFVFKGKAEVISADSQAVYKGLDIGTAKPTKEEQQEIPFHLIDVASPQEQFGLGKFLESADSLCAQIWRRKKIPLVIGGTGFYIRNFLLGSPSTPESRPEIREQIKQKLADLGKENLYAELKIVDPISAKKININDEYRICRALEIFYSCGKPLSSFSLPCELRKQYKFCTLILNRSREELYKRIDLRVEKMFEAGLAHEVEVLKKSGLTKDSPAMKAIGYSEFFIEGLSLEQIKEKIKFNSHRYAKKQYTFMRGIPEACIVDADDKEKIKQIISSFLSSVLL; this is encoded by the coding sequence TTGATTCCAGTAATTGTTGTTTTTGCACCAACTGCTTGCGGAAAAACTGCTTTGGCTGAAGACTTGTTCGGTAAAAGCAGTTCTTTTGTTTTTAAAGGAAAAGCCGAAGTTATAAGCGCAGACAGCCAGGCCGTTTACAAAGGTCTTGATATTGGAACTGCCAAGCCTACAAAAGAAGAACAGCAGGAAATTCCTTTTCACCTTATTGATGTTGCTAGTCCGCAGGAACAGTTCGGGCTTGGAAAATTTCTTGAGTCCGCGGATTCTTTGTGCGCTCAAATCTGGAGAAGAAAAAAAATTCCTTTGGTGATTGGCGGAACTGGTTTTTATATAAGAAATTTTTTGCTAGGCTCGCCGTCAACTCCAGAAAGCCGCCCGGAAATCAGAGAGCAGATAAAACAAAAACTTGCCGATTTAGGAAAAGAAAATCTGTATGCCGAGTTGAAAATTGTAGATCCTATTAGCGCAAAAAAAATAAATATAAATGACGAATATAGAATTTGCCGCGCCCTTGAAATTTTTTATTCATGCGGAAAACCTTTAAGCTCATTCAGCCTTCCTTGCGAACTTAGAAAGCAGTATAAATTTTGCACGCTGATTTTAAATCGCAGCAGAGAGGAGCTTTACAAGCGCATTGATTTGCGTGTGGAAAAAATGTTTGAAGCAGGACTTGCGCATGAAGTTGAAGTGTTAAAAAAATCAGGGCTTACAAAAGATTCTCCTGCAATGAAAGCCATTGGCTACAGCGAATTTTTTATTGAAGGTCTTTCCTTGGAGCAGATAAAAGAAAAAATAAAATTCAACAGCCATCGTTATGCAAAAAAACAGTACACCTTTATGCGCGGAATTCCTGAAGCTTGCATTGTTGATGCTGATGACAAAGAAAAAATAAAGCAAATAATCTCAAGCTTTCTTAGTTCAGTGTTATTGTAA
- a CDS encoding response regulator transcription factor, with the protein MKTKILVIEDVPEMAELICMYLNNADFESLAFDTAEKALEKLSAGYSPALVILDLNLPGMSGFDFLKTFRKNYKATIPVIIVSARDADEDIIEGLGFGADEFVTKPFSPKVLVARVQSKLARLCATEASVEETINFGPYTLYCNSCILKKRTEKIPLSTKEYEVLEYLVKNNNKPATPEQVFNAVWKTPFGDMTAVGVYVQRLRRKIEEDPANPKYIKTIFGLGYQFSMESNE; encoded by the coding sequence ATGAAAACAAAAATCCTTGTAATTGAAGATGTTCCAGAAATGGCAGAGCTGATTTGTATGTACTTGAACAATGCGGATTTTGAATCGCTGGCATTTGATACAGCAGAAAAAGCTCTTGAAAAACTAAGTGCAGGATATTCGCCTGCTCTGGTGATTTTGGATTTAAATCTTCCTGGAATGAGCGGATTTGATTTTTTAAAGACTTTCAGAAAAAACTACAAAGCCACAATTCCTGTTATCATAGTTTCTGCGAGGGATGCTGATGAAGATATAATAGAAGGACTTGGATTTGGCGCGGACGAATTTGTAACAAAGCCATTCAGCCCGAAAGTTCTAGTTGCAAGAGTTCAGTCCAAGCTCGCACGGCTTTGCGCAACAGAAGCTTCCGTGGAAGAAACAATAAACTTCGGTCCCTACACTCTTTACTGCAACAGCTGCATCCTAAAAAAAAGAACTGAAAAAATTCCGCTTTCTACAAAAGAATATGAAGTTCTTGAATATCTTGTAAAAAACAACAACAAGCCAGCAACGCCGGAACAAGTTTTCAATGCGGTATGGAAAACTCCGTTCGGAGACATGACGGCGGTTGGAGTTTATGTTCAAAGGCTAAGAAGAAAAATCGAGGAAGATCCTGCAAATCCAAAGTACATAAAGACAATTTTCGGACTTGGCTACCAGTTCAGCATGGAAAGCAATGAATGA
- the fliM gene encoding flagellar motor switch protein FliM, whose amino-acid sequence MNEVLSQDEIDQLLQAISTGESEADEFKPVTDTRRIKIYDFRRPDKFSKEQIRTVSNMHETFARLTTTSLSAQLRTLVHVHVASVDQLTYEEFIRSIPTPTTLAVINMDPLKGNAVLEIAPEITFIIIDRLFGGSGDTGGKVNRDLTDIEQSVMEGIIVRILANMREAWTQVIDLRPRLQQIETNPQFAQIVPPSEMVILVTLEIKIGEEAGMMNICIPYITIEPIVSKLSSSFWFSSVRRSSTTQYLGTLKEKLADVEMELVADIGSINVPIRDVLSLRTGDVIRLNTIKVGEPLTLSVGSKKKFYCQPGVVGKKVAVQIIEKIDEQETENFEELTPEGDDNL is encoded by the coding sequence ATGAATGAAGTTCTGTCACAGGATGAAATTGACCAGCTCCTTCAGGCAATAAGCACTGGCGAAAGCGAAGCAGATGAATTTAAGCCGGTTACCGATACCAGGCGTATAAAAATCTACGACTTCCGCCGCCCTGATAAATTTTCAAAGGAGCAGATTCGCACGGTTTCCAATATGCACGAAACTTTTGCGCGTCTTACAACAACAAGCCTTTCTGCCCAGCTGCGTACTTTGGTCCATGTTCATGTTGCTTCAGTAGACCAGCTGACTTACGAGGAATTCATTCGCTCTATTCCAACGCCTACAACTTTAGCTGTAATAAACATGGATCCTTTAAAAGGGAACGCAGTTCTTGAGATTGCTCCTGAAATTACTTTTATAATAATTGACCGTCTTTTCGGCGGCTCTGGAGATACAGGCGGAAAAGTAAATCGCGACCTTACAGATATTGAGCAGTCTGTTATGGAAGGAATTATTGTCCGCATTTTGGCGAACATGAGAGAAGCTTGGACTCAGGTTATAGATTTGCGTCCGCGTCTTCAGCAGATTGAAACAAATCCGCAGTTTGCTCAGATTGTTCCTCCGAGCGAAATGGTCATTCTTGTTACTTTGGAAATAAAAATAGGAGAGGAAGCAGGTATGATGAATATCTGTATTCCTTATATAACGATTGAGCCGATTGTTTCAAAACTTTCGTCTTCTTTCTGGTTCAGCTCAGTTAGAAGAAGCTCCACAACTCAGTATCTTGGAACTCTCAAGGAAAAGCTTGCAGATGTTGAGATGGAGCTTGTTGCGGACATCGGTTCAATAAATGTTCCTATTAGAGATGTTCTAAGCCTTAGAACAGGCGATGTTATAAGGCTTAACACTATAAAGGTTGGAGAACCGCTTACATTAAGTGTGGGCAGCAAGAAGAAATTCTACTGTCAGCCTGGCGTTGTCGGGAAAAAGGTTGCCGTTCAGATTATTGAAAAAATCGATGAGCAGGAAACTGAAAATTTTGAAGAATTAACACCAGAAGGAGACGATAACCTATGA